In Corallococcus macrosporus, the following are encoded in one genomic region:
- a CDS encoding S8 family peptidase — MLAAERSGAERSLLAGRGLSEARLEGDVKAAQALLERAPRASSLRRLFTEDEPALALRKSLGESRSGRQLADLDLYYAVPLVPGTTAERVAELVASLNALDSVEIAYAEPPAEPAMVNFGMEPVLRGLLAAGDIPPTTPQYVGNQGYLNAAPIGVDARYAWTLAGGNGAGIFFVDIEGDWRTTHEDMPPLFIQMGTPHTDLIWRNHGTAVLGEVVGTANGYGVTGIAHGATAGVSSYLQGTAAAISNAAAAVEPGGVILIELHMLGPADSTPCTCNQDQCNFIAVEYWQANYDAIATATANGVTVVEAAGNGSVNLDEAAYGGAFNRNMRDSGAIVVGASTATTRVPMCWTNFGSRVDVHGWGEGVASMGYGDLFSFGEDQYYTSTFGGTSSAAPIVAGSALSLLGVASGRGVGSLDPRTLRGLLASTGTAQAADARNIGPLPNLRQALQALPHFTWSSAGSIPGQYCTHVYEALDPDTWDDNYLCSPVDHGIQWSYAGPIAGMRCTQVTEPSEPAEHTWHDNYLCVPTNSPLHFSWSWAGPIPGKLCTLMFEPSDPHAWGDNYLCY, encoded by the coding sequence ATGCTGGCCGCGGAGCGCTCCGGGGCCGAGCGCTCGCTGCTGGCGGGACGGGGACTGTCCGAGGCCCGGCTCGAGGGGGACGTGAAGGCCGCGCAGGCCCTGCTGGAGCGCGCGCCCCGTGCCTCCTCCCTCCGCCGCCTCTTCACGGAGGACGAGCCCGCGCTGGCGCTTCGCAAGTCGCTGGGTGAATCCCGGAGTGGCCGCCAGCTGGCGGACCTCGACCTGTACTACGCGGTGCCGCTCGTGCCGGGCACCACCGCGGAGCGCGTGGCGGAGCTGGTCGCTTCGCTCAACGCGCTGGACAGCGTGGAGATTGCCTACGCGGAGCCTCCCGCCGAGCCCGCCATGGTGAACTTCGGCATGGAGCCCGTGCTGCGCGGCCTGCTCGCGGCGGGGGACATCCCTCCCACGACGCCGCAGTACGTGGGCAACCAGGGCTACCTCAACGCGGCCCCCATTGGCGTGGACGCGCGCTATGCCTGGACCCTGGCCGGTGGCAACGGCGCGGGCATCTTCTTCGTGGACATCGAAGGGGACTGGCGCACCACCCACGAGGACATGCCTCCCCTCTTCATCCAGATGGGCACGCCGCACACCGACCTCATCTGGCGCAACCACGGCACCGCGGTGCTGGGGGAGGTCGTGGGCACGGCCAACGGCTACGGCGTGACGGGCATCGCGCACGGCGCGACGGCGGGCGTGTCGTCGTACCTGCAGGGGACCGCCGCCGCCATCTCCAACGCGGCGGCGGCGGTGGAACCTGGCGGCGTCATCCTGATTGAACTGCACATGCTAGGTCCGGCGGACAGCACGCCGTGTACCTGCAACCAGGACCAGTGCAACTTCATCGCGGTGGAGTACTGGCAGGCCAACTACGACGCCATCGCCACGGCCACGGCGAACGGCGTCACCGTGGTGGAGGCGGCGGGCAACGGCAGCGTCAACCTGGATGAGGCGGCCTACGGCGGCGCCTTCAACCGCAACATGCGCGACTCGGGCGCCATCGTGGTGGGCGCGAGCACCGCCACCACGCGCGTCCCCATGTGCTGGACGAACTTCGGCTCGCGCGTGGACGTGCACGGCTGGGGTGAGGGCGTCGCGTCCATGGGCTACGGCGATCTGTTCAGCTTTGGCGAGGACCAGTATTACACGAGCACCTTCGGCGGCACGTCCAGCGCGGCGCCCATCGTCGCCGGCTCGGCGCTGAGCCTCCTGGGCGTGGCGAGTGGCCGCGGCGTGGGTTCGCTCGACCCGCGCACCCTGCGCGGCCTGCTGGCCAGCACGGGCACGGCGCAGGCGGCGGATGCGCGCAACATCGGCCCGCTGCCCAACCTGCGCCAGGCCCTCCAGGCGTTGCCGCACTTCACCTGGTCCTCCGCGGGCTCCATCCCCGGCCAGTACTGCACCCACGTGTACGAGGCGCTGGACCCGGACACGTGGGATGACAACTACCTGTGCTCCCCGGTGGACCACGGCATCCAGTGGAGCTACGCGGGCCCCATCGCCGGCATGCGCTGCACGCAGGTCACCGAGCCGTCCGAGCCCGCCGAGCACACGTGGCACGACAACTACCTCTGCGTGCCGACGAACAGCCCGCTGCATTTCTCCTGGTCGTGGGCGGGTCCCATCCCGGGCAAGCTCTGCACGCTCATGTTCGAGCCGTCGGACCCCCACGCCTGGGGCGACAACTACCTCTGCTACTGA
- a CDS encoding helix-turn-helix domain-containing protein, with protein MSEAAHRPLFHLRRAFAGSRVGRGPKHANQSFELTWVQQGHIQFDLGRSTLDAAAGTCVVLTDDGENTPVVRAAVLHQLWLPGTWLEEAAGALGPRASVPRFSAVHPADSRLTAHIRLVMEEIESGVPASDPGLGALMDSLLYGLVRGSAPERQHRQRDARIQRALERIAGEYADALRVEDLAEAAGMCRYSFLRAFRASVGESPYQYLQGFRLERAAERIRLRRDASVLETALACGFGDPGRFARAFRARFGCAPREYRARHSG; from the coding sequence ATGAGCGAGGCAGCACACCGGCCCCTCTTCCACCTGCGCCGCGCCTTCGCGGGGAGCCGCGTCGGCCGGGGCCCCAAGCACGCCAACCAGTCCTTCGAGCTGACCTGGGTCCAGCAGGGCCACATCCAGTTCGACCTGGGGCGCTCCACGCTCGACGCGGCGGCGGGCACGTGCGTCGTCCTCACCGACGACGGGGAGAACACCCCCGTGGTTCGGGCCGCGGTGCTCCACCAGCTCTGGCTGCCCGGGACGTGGCTGGAGGAGGCGGCCGGCGCCCTGGGCCCTCGCGCGAGCGTGCCCCGGTTCTCCGCCGTCCACCCCGCGGACTCACGCCTCACCGCGCACATCCGGCTGGTGATGGAAGAGATTGAGAGCGGTGTCCCCGCGAGCGACCCGGGCCTGGGCGCGCTGATGGACTCGCTGCTGTACGGGCTCGTGCGCGGGAGCGCTCCGGAGCGTCAGCACCGTCAGCGGGACGCGCGCATCCAGCGGGCCCTGGAGCGCATCGCGGGGGAGTACGCGGACGCGCTGCGCGTGGAGGACCTGGCCGAAGCCGCGGGCATGTGCCGCTACTCCTTCCTGCGCGCCTTCCGCGCCAGCGTGGGCGAGAGCCCCTACCAGTACCTCCAGGGCTTCCGGCTGGAGCGCGCGGCGGAGCGGATCCGGCTGCGGCGGGACGCCTCCGTGCTGGAGACCGCGCTCGCCTGCGGCTTCGGAGACCCGGGCCGCTTCGCCCGGGCCTTCCGTGCGCGCTTCGGCTGCGCACCCCGCGAGTACCGCGCGCGTCACTCCGGGTGA
- a CDS encoding FAD-dependent monooxygenase, translated as MQAHPSQVHPVPVLIVGGRLVGLSTALFLAHHGVRARVVEKHAGTSLHPRARGFHARTLELLRSTCAGEEVERAGAVPEGTVIGELVAATLAGPVHSWKTRTVSTQRLDLSPRPMVFLGQDRLEPILLKAVRSLGVEVRFRQELTGFTQDAQGVRATVLDRDTGAVSTVEAAYLIGADGVRSPVREALGIGQKGRGSFGHNISTLFDADLSSVQREVPLGFAVLTHPEAGGVLVATDVKDRWLHATRIDIARETAADFTEARWTQRLRTVTGIPDLKPTFHGTFVWEAAERVAERFSSGRVFLAGDAVHQMPPTGGFGANTGIHDAADLAWKLAAVLNGHAGPALLDTYDAERRPVAAAIASQAALLSLQMMKQALPEGEVIVDDDAVTLGYRYGEGPPLPKTFVPTGEPGTRAPHVWLEDRKSTLDLFGNGFVLLAGSEAWRGAERMPLRVHVVQGWQQAYGVGDGGACLVRPDGMVAARWAEPVGNAEQVLSATLKALLFRED; from the coding sequence ATGCAAGCCCATCCCTCGCAGGTGCATCCGGTTCCCGTGCTCATCGTCGGCGGCAGGCTCGTGGGGCTGTCGACCGCGTTGTTCCTCGCGCATCACGGCGTGCGCGCGCGGGTTGTCGAGAAGCACGCGGGCACGTCGCTCCATCCGCGTGCACGCGGCTTCCATGCGCGCACGTTGGAGTTGCTGCGGTCCACGTGCGCGGGCGAGGAGGTGGAGCGGGCCGGCGCCGTCCCCGAGGGCACGGTCATCGGAGAGCTGGTGGCCGCCACGCTCGCGGGGCCGGTGCATTCGTGGAAGACGCGGACGGTCTCCACCCAGCGGCTGGACCTCAGCCCGCGCCCGATGGTCTTCCTGGGGCAGGACCGGCTGGAGCCCATCCTCCTGAAGGCCGTGAGGAGCCTGGGCGTGGAGGTGCGCTTCCGGCAGGAGCTGACGGGCTTCACGCAGGATGCGCAGGGCGTGCGGGCCACGGTGCTCGACCGCGACACGGGGGCGGTGTCCACCGTGGAGGCGGCGTATCTCATTGGCGCGGACGGGGTGCGCAGCCCGGTGCGCGAGGCGCTGGGCATCGGTCAGAAGGGCAGGGGTTCCTTTGGCCACAACATCTCCACCCTCTTCGACGCCGACCTCTCGTCCGTGCAGCGCGAGGTGCCGCTGGGCTTCGCGGTGCTCACGCATCCGGAGGCGGGCGGCGTCCTCGTGGCCACGGACGTGAAGGACCGGTGGCTCCACGCGACCCGCATCGACATCGCCCGTGAGACGGCCGCCGACTTCACGGAAGCCCGGTGGACGCAGCGGCTGCGCACCGTCACGGGCATCCCGGACCTGAAGCCCACGTTCCACGGAACGTTCGTGTGGGAAGCGGCGGAGCGGGTCGCGGAGCGGTTCAGTTCAGGCCGGGTCTTCCTCGCGGGAGACGCCGTGCACCAGATGCCGCCCACGGGAGGCTTTGGCGCCAACACCGGCATCCACGACGCGGCGGACCTCGCCTGGAAGCTGGCCGCGGTGTTGAACGGCCACGCGGGCCCCGCGTTGCTGGACACCTACGACGCGGAGCGAAGGCCCGTGGCGGCAGCCATCGCGAGCCAGGCCGCGCTGCTCTCCCTGCAGATGATGAAGCAGGCGCTTCCGGAGGGTGAGGTGATTGTCGACGACGATGCCGTCACCCTCGGCTACCGCTATGGTGAAGGGCCGCCGCTGCCGAAGACGTTCGTCCCCACGGGGGAACCCGGCACGCGCGCGCCGCACGTCTGGCTGGAGGACCGCAAGTCGACGCTGGACCTCTTCGGCAACGGCTTCGTCCTGCTCGCGGGAAGTGAGGCGTGGCGCGGCGCGGAGCGCATGCCGCTGCGGGTCCACGTGGTCCAAGGCTGGCAGCAAGCGTATGGGGTAGGGGACGGCGGCGCCTGCCTCGTGCGCCCGGACGGCATGGTGGCGGCACGGTGGGCTGAACCCGTCGGGAACGCGGAGCAGGTACTCTCTGCCACGCTGAAAGCACTGCTGTTCCGCGAGGATTGA
- a CDS encoding histone deacetylase family protein, which yields MRKVQGMTATLLLTDPLFLQHEAGEGHPESPARLRRILQMLARNPVEGTAMAQPRSATDAEILAVHTPAHLEAMERLGGRFERIDEDTAVSPDSIDAARLAAGAAVQAVEQVMAGHARNAFALVRPPGHHAEPDRAMGFCLYNNVAIAAEAGRRLGAGRVLVLDWDVHHGNGTQAAFWGRRDVMYQSVHQFPYYPGSGAAPEVGRGEGQGFTVNCGLPGGNTDADYGMIFQELLLPVAQAYRPDLVLVSAGFDPHRADPIGGMDVTERGFAAMCTAVRKLAEEVSGGKLVLVLEGGYSLEGLSNSVHACIEVLAGRDDSFASGATNADARAALATSREALKPYWASVR from the coding sequence ATGCGTAAGGTCCAGGGGATGACCGCGACGCTGCTGCTCACCGACCCGCTCTTCCTCCAGCACGAAGCCGGTGAGGGCCACCCCGAGTCGCCCGCCCGCCTGCGGCGCATCCTCCAGATGCTGGCGCGCAACCCCGTCGAGGGCACGGCGATGGCGCAGCCCCGCTCCGCCACGGACGCGGAGATCCTCGCGGTGCACACCCCGGCGCACCTCGAAGCGATGGAGAGGCTGGGGGGCCGCTTCGAGCGCATCGACGAGGACACGGCGGTGTCGCCGGACAGCATCGACGCGGCGCGGTTGGCGGCGGGCGCGGCGGTGCAGGCCGTGGAGCAGGTGATGGCGGGGCACGCGAGGAACGCGTTCGCACTGGTGCGTCCGCCCGGCCACCACGCGGAGCCGGACCGGGCGATGGGCTTCTGCCTCTACAACAACGTCGCCATCGCGGCGGAGGCTGGACGGCGGCTGGGGGCCGGGCGCGTGCTGGTGCTGGACTGGGACGTGCACCACGGCAACGGCACGCAGGCGGCGTTCTGGGGGCGGCGGGACGTGATGTACCAGTCGGTGCACCAGTTCCCCTACTACCCGGGCAGCGGCGCGGCGCCGGAGGTGGGCCGGGGAGAGGGCCAGGGCTTCACGGTCAACTGCGGCCTGCCGGGCGGCAACACGGACGCGGACTACGGGATGATCTTCCAGGAGCTGCTGCTCCCGGTGGCGCAGGCGTACCGGCCGGACCTGGTGCTGGTGTCCGCGGGGTTCGACCCGCACCGCGCGGATCCGATTGGCGGCATGGACGTCACCGAGCGCGGCTTCGCGGCGATGTGCACGGCGGTGCGCAAGCTGGCGGAGGAGGTCTCCGGCGGCAAGCTGGTGCTGGTGCTGGAGGGAGGCTATTCGCTGGAGGGCCTGTCGAACTCCGTGCACGCGTGCATCGAGGTGCTGGCGGGGCGCGATGACAGCTTCGCGTCCGGAGCCACCAACGCGGACGCGAGGGCCGCGCTGGCCACGAGCCGTGAAGCGCTCAAGCCGTACTGGGCCAGCGTGCGCTGA
- a CDS encoding methyl-accepting chemotaxis protein, which produces MPRRLKKPGLRGILLGSFGLALAVILGTLYFVVPLQVDNHLRERMALHAQNKAKEVKALVEKQAKTQPVPNLEGLYLEDDDFSVIAVLDAQGVPRATYPATPPQWFTQGLEERLKSRPLPPLTETHFDSKDWAVSEPVLLADDVPGEVVVVVAGARLAGVLESLRHTVLLAFVVGLVLFLLTAFLISRAFILHPLDAMMSMARKLAEADLTGRAEVRNSKDELGQLAEALNRMAQSWRDTLGRVRGVSDVVAGVIEQIHRTGTTVSSGAGTVQSRVEETSSSMVEMMASLRGIAENVEVLYQSAEESSSSIMEMAATNDEVAENVQAMAASVEETTSAIEEMTYSIKEVAKNIEDLSASTEDTSSAISQMDAAIGQVDANANETARLSEQVFEDAQTGVEALRKTLSGIDRIKETSRTAAGVIDSLGRRISEIGNILNVIDDVAEQTNLLALNAAIIAAQAGEHGKGFAVVAEEIKDLAERTGASTKEIAELIRGVQEESRNAVVVMNQGVKSVEEGVQLGREAEGALRKINDSTQKSTQMVKAIARATVEQARGSKQVTAAIHRISATVSMISQASNEQARGGEQNMKSAERMKTLTQHVQRSSQEQAHGSKQITRSIESINEMVTHLNRAQKEQTKGSEQVLKAVETIKGVSEHQTRSVRQLEEAIDNLTRQAEILRAEVRRFRV; this is translated from the coding sequence TTGCCACGTCGCCTCAAGAAACCCGGTCTCCGGGGCATCCTCCTGGGTTCGTTCGGTCTCGCGCTGGCCGTCATCCTCGGGACGCTCTACTTCGTCGTTCCCCTCCAGGTGGACAACCACCTGAGGGAGCGCATGGCGCTCCATGCCCAGAACAAGGCCAAGGAGGTCAAGGCCCTGGTCGAAAAGCAGGCGAAGACCCAACCGGTCCCCAACCTGGAAGGGCTCTACCTGGAGGATGACGACTTCAGCGTCATCGCCGTCCTGGATGCCCAGGGCGTGCCCCGTGCCACCTACCCCGCGACGCCGCCCCAGTGGTTCACCCAGGGCCTGGAGGAGCGCCTCAAGTCGCGCCCCTTGCCTCCGCTGACGGAGACGCACTTCGACTCCAAGGACTGGGCCGTGTCCGAGCCGGTGTTGCTCGCGGACGACGTGCCCGGTGAGGTCGTCGTGGTGGTGGCCGGGGCCCGGCTGGCGGGCGTGCTCGAGTCCCTGCGCCACACGGTGCTGCTGGCCTTCGTCGTGGGCCTGGTGCTCTTCCTCCTGACGGCGTTCCTCATCTCGCGCGCGTTCATCCTCCACCCGCTGGACGCGATGATGTCCATGGCGCGCAAGCTGGCGGAAGCCGACCTCACCGGCCGCGCGGAGGTGCGCAACAGCAAGGACGAGCTGGGCCAATTGGCCGAAGCCCTCAACCGCATGGCCCAGTCCTGGCGCGACACGCTGGGCCGCGTGCGCGGCGTGTCCGACGTGGTGGCCGGCGTCATCGAGCAGATCCACCGCACCGGCACCACCGTGTCCTCCGGCGCGGGCACCGTGCAGTCACGCGTGGAGGAGACGTCCTCCTCCATGGTGGAGATGATGGCCTCCTTGCGCGGCATCGCGGAGAACGTGGAGGTCCTCTACCAGAGCGCGGAGGAGAGCAGCTCCTCCATCATGGAGATGGCCGCCACCAACGACGAGGTGGCGGAGAACGTCCAGGCCATGGCCGCCAGCGTGGAGGAGACCACCAGCGCCATCGAGGAGATGACGTACTCCATCAAGGAGGTGGCGAAGAACATCGAGGACCTCTCCGCGTCCACCGAGGACACGTCCTCCGCCATCAGCCAGATGGACGCCGCCATCGGTCAGGTCGACGCCAACGCCAACGAGACGGCCCGCCTGTCCGAGCAGGTCTTCGAGGACGCGCAGACCGGCGTGGAGGCCCTGCGCAAGACGCTCTCCGGCATCGACCGCATCAAGGAGACCAGCCGCACCGCCGCGGGCGTCATCGACAGCCTGGGCCGGCGCATCAGCGAGATTGGCAACATCCTCAACGTCATCGACGACGTGGCGGAGCAGACGAACCTCCTGGCCCTCAACGCCGCCATCATCGCCGCGCAGGCGGGCGAGCACGGCAAGGGCTTCGCGGTGGTGGCCGAGGAGATCAAGGACCTGGCCGAGCGCACCGGCGCGTCCACCAAGGAGATCGCCGAGCTCATCCGCGGCGTGCAGGAGGAGAGCCGCAACGCCGTGGTGGTGATGAACCAGGGCGTCAAGAGCGTGGAGGAGGGCGTGCAGCTGGGCCGCGAGGCGGAAGGCGCCCTGCGGAAGATCAACGACAGCACCCAGAAGTCCACGCAGATGGTGAAGGCCATTGCCCGCGCCACCGTGGAGCAGGCGCGCGGCAGCAAGCAGGTGACGGCCGCCATCCACCGCATCTCCGCCACCGTGTCGATGATCAGCCAGGCCTCCAACGAGCAGGCCCGCGGCGGCGAGCAGAACATGAAGAGCGCGGAGCGGATGAAGACGCTCACCCAGCACGTGCAGCGCTCCAGCCAGGAGCAGGCGCACGGCAGCAAGCAGATCACCCGCTCCATCGAGAGCATCAACGAGATGGTCACCCACCTGAACCGCGCCCAGAAGGAGCAGACCAAGGGCAGCGAGCAGGTGCTCAAGGCGGTGGAGACCATCAAGGGCGTGTCCGAGCACCAGACGCGCTCGGTGCGCCAGCTGGAAGAGGCCATCGACAACCTCACGCGCCAGGCGGAGATCCTGCGCGCGGAGGTCCGCCGCTTCCGCGTCTGA
- a CDS encoding MFS transporter, protein MPESSESAAPSRPVSERAVVLLIGAVQFVNILDFVMVMPLGPDFAKGLGIESSHIGTIGGSYTAAASVAGLLGGYFLDRFDRRKALAVCMLGLVAATAAGGLALGLSTLLLARVCAGIFGGPATALSLSIIADLIPVERRGRALGSVMASFSVASVLGVPLALKVAEVGGWRLPFFVVAALGLVVVGAALWLLPPVRGHLKPGGSAARAPGVRELIGHSDVQLSYLMTALVMMSGFIVIPNISAYVQQNLGYPRDHLWILYFAGGIVSFITLRLTGPLVDRFGSFRVGTVGVVLAAVTTYAGFVHYPAWLPIPVLFMVFMLAMGVRNVAYNTLTSRVPDNPVRARFMSLQSATQHMASALGAFLSSRLLVDLPDGTLGGMDTIGWVSIGLSVGVPVMLRVVEARVRSREQARALAVPPAQGMAAPLSPQANPHA, encoded by the coding sequence ATGCCCGAGTCGTCCGAGTCCGCCGCCCCCTCCCGTCCCGTGTCCGAGCGCGCCGTGGTGCTGCTCATCGGCGCGGTGCAGTTCGTCAACATCCTCGACTTCGTGATGGTGATGCCGCTGGGCCCGGACTTCGCGAAGGGGCTGGGCATCGAGTCCTCGCACATCGGGACCATTGGCGGCAGCTACACCGCCGCCGCGAGCGTGGCGGGGCTGCTGGGCGGCTACTTCCTGGACCGCTTCGACCGGCGCAAGGCGCTGGCCGTGTGCATGCTGGGGCTCGTCGCGGCCACCGCGGCGGGGGGCCTGGCGCTGGGGCTGTCCACGCTGCTGCTGGCGCGGGTGTGCGCGGGCATCTTCGGCGGGCCGGCGACGGCGCTGTCGCTGTCCATCATCGCGGACCTCATCCCGGTGGAGCGCCGGGGCCGGGCGCTGGGCTCGGTGATGGCGTCCTTCTCCGTGGCCTCCGTGCTGGGCGTACCCCTGGCGCTGAAGGTGGCGGAGGTGGGCGGCTGGCGGCTGCCCTTCTTCGTGGTGGCGGCGCTGGGCCTGGTGGTGGTGGGCGCCGCGCTGTGGCTGCTGCCGCCGGTGCGTGGGCACCTCAAGCCGGGAGGCAGCGCGGCGCGGGCCCCGGGCGTGCGGGAGCTGATTGGCCACTCCGACGTGCAGCTGTCCTATCTGATGACGGCGCTGGTGATGATGAGCGGCTTCATCGTCATCCCCAACATCTCCGCCTACGTGCAGCAGAACCTGGGCTACCCGCGCGACCACCTGTGGATCCTCTACTTCGCGGGCGGCATCGTGAGCTTCATCACGCTGCGGCTGACGGGGCCACTGGTGGACCGCTTCGGCTCCTTCCGCGTGGGCACGGTGGGCGTGGTGCTGGCGGCCGTCACCACGTACGCGGGCTTCGTGCACTACCCCGCGTGGCTGCCCATCCCGGTGCTCTTCATGGTCTTCATGCTGGCCATGGGCGTGCGCAACGTGGCCTACAACACGCTCACCTCGCGCGTGCCGGACAACCCGGTGCGCGCCCGCTTCATGTCGCTGCAGTCCGCCACCCAGCACATGGCCTCCGCGCTGGGGGCCTTCCTGTCGTCGCGCCTGCTGGTGGACCTGCCGGACGGGACGCTGGGCGGCATGGACACGATTGGCTGGGTGTCCATCGGGCTGTCGGTGGGGGTGCCCGTCATGCTGCGGGTGGTGGAGGCGCGGGTGCGCTCGCGTGAGCAGGCCCGGGCCCTGGCGGTGCCCCCGGCCCAGGGGATGGCGGCGCCGCTGTCGCCCCAGGCCAACCCCCACGCCTGA
- the tatB gene encoding Sec-independent protein translocase protein TatB, with protein MFNIGAGEMVFILVAALIVLGPQRLPELARAIGKFMREFRRQTDDVRNVVEREFYAMDQDFNAEPPPRPGTRVPSPPPELAASSLPDGSPPNVLAEPAPALTATLDPANVPAPSEAAAVDGAAPGTEAKVDAAPAQDENGLPQLAPIPGTVARNAPKRS; from the coding sequence ATGTTCAACATCGGCGCAGGCGAAATGGTGTTCATCCTGGTGGCCGCGCTGATCGTGCTCGGCCCCCAGCGGCTGCCTGAGCTGGCGCGGGCCATCGGCAAGTTCATGCGCGAGTTCCGCCGGCAGACGGACGATGTCCGCAACGTCGTGGAGCGCGAGTTCTACGCCATGGACCAGGACTTCAACGCGGAGCCCCCGCCGCGTCCAGGCACGCGCGTGCCGTCCCCGCCGCCGGAGCTGGCCGCGTCCTCGCTCCCGGACGGGTCCCCGCCCAACGTGCTGGCGGAGCCCGCCCCCGCGCTCACCGCGACGCTGGACCCCGCGAACGTGCCCGCCCCTTCGGAGGCCGCCGCCGTGGATGGCGCCGCTCCTGGCACGGAAGCCAAGGTGGATGCGGCGCCGGCGCAGGACGAGAACGGCCTTCCGCAACTCGCCCCCATCCCGGGCACGGTGGCGCGCAACGCGCCGAAACGGAGCTGA
- the tatC gene encoding twin-arginine translocase subunit TatC: protein MSLAEHLTELRSRLVKCSLAVLVLGAVSLIFAKPIFGVLMRPVLDALPPEGRSLVYTSGIEEINVLMKVGVYCGIFLTTPVILWQIWGFVAPGLYPEERKYASPFVVLGSVAFIVGSLFCYFLVLPSMFKFLLNEEETLALEQRMDTARMGAEDSLRFLRIGEVERAGHVAKETSAALTAVGEGQVKDPQVATAKSVELTARLKGLGDLLDAASDGMGVSVRGVLRQAVEKRVEAVTAFGKKDYVASEAAMDQAASLLAGVAPTRAEEMSGLWRLQKELAKGHADAEAARWTRPMLTMNEQLSLVLLLILAFGVIFELPLVMALLGIVGVVQSKWLFRYQRHAFVVCLIAAAVLTPTGDVVNLSLMAGPMLLCYELGVLAVWLIEKRREKAEASTDITPAA, encoded by the coding sequence ATGAGCCTGGCGGAGCACCTCACGGAGCTGCGCTCGCGGCTCGTGAAGTGCTCGCTCGCGGTGCTCGTGCTGGGCGCCGTGTCGCTCATCTTCGCCAAGCCCATCTTCGGCGTGTTGATGCGGCCGGTGCTGGACGCGCTGCCCCCGGAGGGGCGCTCGCTCGTCTACACATCCGGCATCGAAGAGATCAACGTCCTGATGAAGGTGGGCGTGTACTGCGGCATCTTCCTCACCACGCCCGTCATCCTCTGGCAGATCTGGGGCTTCGTGGCGCCGGGGCTCTACCCGGAGGAGCGCAAGTACGCGTCGCCCTTCGTGGTGCTGGGCTCCGTGGCCTTCATCGTGGGCTCGCTGTTCTGTTACTTCCTGGTGCTGCCCTCCATGTTCAAGTTCCTCCTCAACGAGGAGGAGACGCTCGCCCTGGAGCAGCGCATGGACACGGCGCGCATGGGCGCCGAGGACTCGCTGCGCTTCCTGCGCATTGGCGAGGTGGAGCGCGCCGGCCACGTGGCCAAGGAGACCAGCGCCGCGCTGACCGCCGTGGGCGAGGGCCAGGTGAAGGACCCGCAGGTGGCGACCGCGAAGAGCGTGGAGCTCACCGCGCGCCTCAAGGGCCTGGGCGACCTGCTGGACGCGGCGTCGGACGGGATGGGCGTCTCCGTGCGCGGCGTGCTGCGCCAGGCGGTGGAGAAGCGCGTGGAGGCGGTGACGGCCTTCGGCAAGAAGGACTACGTCGCGTCGGAGGCCGCCATGGACCAGGCGGCCAGCCTGCTCGCGGGCGTGGCGCCCACGCGCGCGGAGGAGATGTCCGGCCTGTGGCGGCTTCAGAAGGAGCTGGCCAAGGGCCACGCGGATGCCGAGGCCGCGCGCTGGACGCGGCCCATGCTGACGATGAACGAGCAGCTGTCGCTGGTGCTGCTGCTCATCCTCGCCTTCGGCGTCATCTTCGAGCTGCCGCTGGTGATGGCGCTCCTGGGCATCGTCGGAGTGGTGCAGTCGAAGTGGCTCTTCCGCTATCAGCGCCACGCGTTCGTGGTGTGCCTCATCGCGGCGGCGGTGCTGACGCCCACGGGTGACGTGGTGAACCTGTCGCTCATGGCCGGTCCCATGCTGCTCTGCTACGAGCTGGGCGTGCTGGCGGTGTGGCTCATCGAGAAGCGCCGTGAGAAGGCGGAAGCCTCCACGGACATCACCCCGGCGGCTTAA